The sequence CTTCTGGTGGCCCTCACCGGAGGCATCATCAAATGGCATCTTCCGCCCGGCTCGGGACATGGCGGTCACGGCCTGGGCCGCGGGTTTGGCCATGGATACGGTCACGGCCATGATATCGGCCTCGACGACGGTTTCGGCCCGAAACTGCTCTGGGGAATGGACCGGCACGAATGGGGCGACATTCACTTCTGGCTTTCCGTCGCCTTTTTCGCCATGATCGCGATTCATCTGTATCAACACCGCTTCTGGCTCAGGGCCTGCCTGAGCCGGGGCGGCACCTGTCCGACCGGCCAGAGCGTCTGATGCTTCGCCCCCGTCGAAAGCGGCACTGCAATCTTCGGATGAAAGGAACCAGAAAATGACCGTGAAACCAGAGACCCTGAAAACAGCATGGCAAAAGCGAGACGGGCCGCTCGTGCTGACGACCGTCGATACCGATGGAATGCCGAACGCGGTCTATGTCATGTCCGTGAAGCTCCATCCAGATGGTCGCATCGCCATCGCCGACAACAAATTTCACAAGACCCGGTCCAACATCCAAAACGGCAGCAGGGGCTCGCTTTTGTTCAGCGCGAAAGACCGCTCGGCGTATCAGGCCAAGGGAGCGATCGAATACGTTACATCCGGACCGATATACGACGACATGCTGACGTGGGTCGAAGCCCGGTTCGCCCGTGTGGCGGTCGCCGTCCTGCACGTTGAACATCTCTATTCGGGAGCCGAAAATTTGGCCTGAAACGCCGGCATGCGTAAAAGAAAGCGATGAAAAAAATATCACATACTATATATGAGGCGTTGCGGGAGACCGCCTGCGCGAAGACCATCGGGGATGTCCGCATGGGATTGGGGTATTCGGCAGTGCGCCTGTCGAGCGGGGAGATCGGATTGTGCTGGACTCCCAAGGAGGGGAACCGCTGCTGTCAGCAGTTTCCCGAGGCCGGAACGCTCGCCGGACGGCCGGCCAACGACCTGCTCGAGGGAATAGCCCACCCGGGTTCGCCCTTGAAGCGAATGCTCGGGGTGGCTACGGCAAACACCCTCGGCTTGTCACTGCCGCAGGCGCCCTCACTCGGCGGCGACATCCTTTCGATCCTGGCCCTGAAACCGACCGATCACCTGGTCATGGTCGGTCACTTCGGGCCACTGATCCCGGAAATCCGCCGAACGGCCTGCAGGCTGGATATCATCGAAGCCGACCCCTCGGAGGGGGAGCTGGATCGTGAACAAGGCTTGGCTGCGCTGCAGCAGTGTACCGTGGCGATCATCACGGCGACGACGCTAGTCACCGGAGGTCTCGACGAATACCTGGCGGCGCTGGGTTCCGTGCGCGCCGCCGTCCTGCTCGGCCCGTCGGTTCCTCTGTTCCCAAACGTGTTTCGTGGAACGGGCCTGACACACCTGGCGGGGTCGCGCGTGCGCGACGGGGAGCGTGTTCTGCGGATCGTCTCGGAAGGCGGCGGAACGCCGATGCTCAAGCCTTGTCTCGAAGCCGTCGTCGTTCCGGTTCAGCAGGCGTGAGAGGTACGAACATGGCGAATCGATCGGCTATGAGTGTTCTCGACGAAGAGGTTTTCGAGAACCGGCGACGGTATGAGAACCGGCGGGAACTCTACCGGAGCTTCGGTTACGACATCGAACGGGAGCGGGAGTTCATTCTCGGCATCGTCCGGCCCGTGACGGGGCCTGTTCTCGAGATCGGCACCGGCAAGGGCTACATGACGGTGGCGATTGCCCGGGCAGGGTACCGGCTGACCTCCGTCGATCTGTCGGTCGAGGATCA is a genomic window of Candidatus Ozemobacteraceae bacterium containing:
- a CDS encoding pyridoxamine 5'-phosphate oxidase family protein, giving the protein MTVKPETLKTAWQKRDGPLVLTTVDTDGMPNAVYVMSVKLHPDGRIAIADNKFHKTRSNIQNGSRGSLLFSAKDRSAYQAKGAIEYVTSGPIYDDMLTWVEARFARVAVAVLHVEHLYSGAENLA
- a CDS encoding DUF364 domain-containing protein, with the protein product MKKISHTIYEALRETACAKTIGDVRMGLGYSAVRLSSGEIGLCWTPKEGNRCCQQFPEAGTLAGRPANDLLEGIAHPGSPLKRMLGVATANTLGLSLPQAPSLGGDILSILALKPTDHLVMVGHFGPLIPEIRRTACRLDIIEADPSEGELDREQGLAALQQCTVAIITATTLVTGGLDEYLAALGSVRAAVLLGPSVPLFPNVFRGTGLTHLAGSRVRDGERVLRIVSEGGGTPMLKPCLEAVVVPVQQA
- a CDS encoding DUF4405 domain-containing protein; protein product: MLNGIVIVDLAGFVLLLLVALTGGIIKWHLPPGSGHGGHGLGRGFGHGYGHGHDIGLDDGFGPKLLWGMDRHEWGDIHFWLSVAFFAMIAIHLYQHRFWLRACLSRGGTCPTGQSV